A part of Desulfobacter sp. genomic DNA contains:
- a CDS encoding tryptophanase — translation MKTIIEPFRIKTTEPIKIITRAERIRALETAHNNVFLLDAEDCCIDLLTDSGTGAMSTRQWAAMMLGDESYAGSKSWKHFENTVRSVTGIKHVLPTHQGRAAEAILAQTLIKKGNLIPNNSHFDTTRANIEYVGGIAVNLLCPEGTDTADQSPFKGNMDIDRLKTCIAENGSDNIPFAMITVTNNTGGGQPVSMANIKEVKSILASHGIPLIIDACRFAENAYFIHEREPGYRGKSLVDIAREMFSYADGATMSCKKDGLANTGGFLICNNDHWAEEFKNLLIIREGFPTYGGMAGRDLEAIAVGLMEALEYDYQVYRQATVRYLSKKLIDIGVPIVRPAGGHAVFIDARKMLPRIPPLQYPGIGVVNALYIEGGVRGVELGSVMFGSFDKGGREIPSPLELVRLAFPRRVYTQSHFDYLTEVIREVWQNRSKIPGYAITYQARFLRHFTCRFEPV, via the coding sequence ATGAAAACCATCATAGAACCCTTTCGCATCAAAACCACCGAGCCCATCAAAATCATCACCAGGGCAGAACGAATCCGGGCCCTGGAGACGGCCCATAATAACGTATTTCTCCTGGATGCCGAAGACTGCTGCATCGACCTGCTCACAGACTCGGGTACCGGGGCCATGTCCACCCGGCAGTGGGCCGCCATGATGCTGGGGGATGAATCCTACGCCGGATCCAAGTCCTGGAAGCATTTTGAGAACACGGTGAGGTCCGTCACCGGGATCAAGCATGTGCTGCCCACCCACCAGGGCCGGGCCGCTGAGGCCATCCTGGCCCAGACCCTTATAAAAAAGGGGAACCTCATCCCCAATAATTCCCATTTCGACACCACAAGGGCCAATATCGAATATGTGGGGGGCATTGCCGTGAACCTCCTCTGCCCCGAAGGGACGGACACCGCCGACCAGTCCCCCTTTAAAGGGAATATGGATATTGACAGGCTCAAAACCTGCATTGCCGAAAACGGCAGTGACAACATCCCCTTTGCCATGATCACGGTGACCAACAACACCGGCGGCGGGCAACCTGTGTCCATGGCCAACATCAAAGAGGTCAAATCCATTCTGGCCTCCCACGGGATACCATTGATCATCGATGCCTGCCGTTTTGCGGAAAACGCCTATTTCATCCATGAACGGGAACCCGGATACCGGGGGAAAAGCCTTGTGGACATCGCCCGGGAAATGTTCTCCTATGCCGACGGCGCCACCATGAGCTGTAAAAAGGATGGGCTGGCCAACACCGGGGGATTCCTTATCTGCAACAACGACCACTGGGCAGAAGAATTCAAAAACCTGCTCATCATCCGGGAAGGATTTCCCACCTACGGCGGCATGGCCGGACGGGACCTGGAAGCCATTGCGGTCGGCCTGATGGAGGCCCTGGAATATGATTACCAGGTCTACCGCCAGGCAACCGTCAGATATCTGAGCAAAAAACTCATTGACATAGGGGTACCCATTGTCCGCCCGGCCGGGGGCCATGCCGTGTTCATAGATGCCAGAAAGATGCTGCCCCGTATCCCGCCCCTCCAGTATCCGGGCATCGGAGTGGTCAATGCCCTGTATATAGAAGGGGGAGTGCGGGGGGTGGAACTGGGCTCCGTCATGTTCGGCAGCTTTGACAAAGGGGGCAGGGAAATTCCCTCCCCCCTGGAACTGGTCAGGCTGGCATTCCCCCGGCGGGTATATACCCAGAGCCATTTTGACTACCTTACCGAGGTGATCCGGGAGGTCTGGCAGAACCGCTCAAAAATACCGGGATATGCCATTACATACCAGGCCCGTTTTCTGCGCCATTTCACCTGCAGGTTTGAGCCGGTTTAA
- a CDS encoding branched-chain amino acid ABC transporter substrate-binding protein, protein MKSILKSFAVAFAATALLAAPGFAADTIKLGVAGAHSGDLASYGLPSVNAAQLVVKKINANGGVLGKKVELLVEDDVCKPEVAGNTATKLVSDGANLILGHICSGATKAALGFYKDAKIVAMSPSATNPDLTLSGEYPNFFRTIPHDAKQAQLQVQFATKTLGVKTVAILHDKGDYGKGQAELAKKYFEEAGVEVVLFEGVTPGAVDYSAIVTKVRRKKPELVVWGGYHPEASKIVTLMRKKRMKTLFMGADGVKDDTFIKVAGKYAEGVYATGPMDISNNPLAKQAKKEHQDEFGSDPGAFFDAAYSAALAMLNAVEKAGSTDYDAVVKALQTEYVDTPLGKIRFDQAGDATGIGFTVYQVKDGKFTEQK, encoded by the coding sequence ATGAAATCTATTCTGAAATCTTTTGCTGTTGCATTTGCCGCAACTGCTCTGCTCGCTGCACCCGGATTCGCCGCAGACACCATTAAGCTCGGTGTGGCCGGCGCCCATTCCGGCGACCTGGCATCCTACGGCCTGCCGTCCGTTAATGCCGCCCAGTTGGTAGTCAAAAAAATAAACGCCAACGGCGGCGTTCTGGGCAAAAAAGTTGAACTGCTGGTTGAAGACGATGTATGTAAACCTGAAGTGGCCGGCAACACCGCCACCAAACTGGTATCCGACGGTGCCAACCTGATTCTCGGACACATCTGCTCCGGTGCCACCAAAGCGGCCCTGGGCTTCTACAAAGATGCCAAAATCGTTGCCATGTCCCCGTCTGCCACCAATCCGGACCTGACCCTCTCCGGCGAATACCCCAACTTTTTCAGGACCATCCCCCACGACGCCAAACAGGCACAGCTCCAGGTACAATTCGCCACCAAGACCCTGGGTGTTAAAACTGTGGCCATCCTCCACGACAAGGGCGACTACGGCAAGGGCCAGGCTGAGCTTGCAAAAAAATACTTTGAGGAAGCCGGCGTTGAAGTGGTCCTTTTCGAAGGCGTCACCCCGGGTGCCGTTGACTATTCCGCCATCGTAACCAAGGTCCGCCGTAAAAAACCCGAACTGGTAGTCTGGGGCGGATACCATCCTGAAGCGTCCAAAATTGTCACCCTGATGCGCAAGAAAAGAATGAAAACCCTTTTCATGGGTGCTGACGGCGTAAAAGACGATACCTTCATCAAGGTTGCCGGCAAATACGCAGAAGGCGTTTATGCAACAGGTCCCATGGACATCTCCAACAACCCCCTTGCCAAACAGGCTAAAAAAGAACACCAGGACGAATTCGGTTCAGATCCCGGCGCCTTCTTTGATGCGGCCTATTCCGCAGCCCTGGCCATGCTCAACGCCGTTGAAAAGGCCGGCTCCACCGATTATGACGCGGTTGTAAAAGCGCTGCAGACCGAATACGTGGACACCCCGCTGGGCAAAATCAGATTTGACCAGGCCGGCGACGCCACAGGCATCGGCTTTACCGTTTACCAAGTTAAAGACGGCAAGTTTACTGAACAGAAGTAA
- a CDS encoding branched-chain amino acid ABC transporter permease LivH (LivHMGF is the membrane component of the LIV-I/LS branched-chain amino acid transporter): MEFDFFLELFFGGLTRGSIYALIALGYTMVYGIIQLINFAHGEIYMIGAFTGLIVSSVLTMAGFPQLAVVVVAACAAVIYACSYGYTMEKIAYKPLRNAPRLSALISAIGMSLFLQNYVLLAQTSDFLPFPSLIPDFEFWEPYAHIMTSPELVIIITTIVVMIGLTFLIKFTQVGKAMRATSQDQTMAALLGVNVDRIISITFVVGSATAAIGGLLIASHIGQINFYMGFIAGIKAFVAAVLGGIGSIPGAVLGSLVLGWTESFFTGYISSDYEDVFAFLFLVLILIFRPSGILGRSETQKV; encoded by the coding sequence ATGGAGTTTGATTTTTTTCTAGAACTTTTCTTCGGCGGGCTGACCCGGGGAAGTATCTACGCCCTTATCGCACTGGGGTACACCATGGTGTACGGTATCATCCAGTTAATCAATTTTGCCCACGGAGAAATTTACATGATCGGCGCCTTCACCGGCCTGATCGTATCCAGTGTCTTAACTATGGCGGGTTTCCCCCAATTGGCCGTGGTGGTGGTGGCGGCCTGCGCAGCAGTGATTTACGCCTGCAGTTACGGGTATACCATGGAGAAAATCGCCTACAAGCCCTTGAGGAATGCCCCCCGCCTTTCTGCTCTGATTTCAGCCATCGGCATGTCCCTGTTTCTCCAGAACTATGTATTACTGGCCCAGACCTCCGATTTTCTTCCCTTTCCAAGCCTGATACCTGATTTTGAATTCTGGGAGCCCTATGCCCATATCATGACCTCACCGGAGCTGGTGATCATCATCACCACGATAGTGGTCATGATTGGACTCACCTTTCTCATCAAGTTCACCCAGGTGGGCAAGGCCATGCGGGCCACCTCCCAGGACCAAACCATGGCTGCCCTGCTGGGCGTCAACGTGGACCGGATCATTTCCATTACCTTTGTTGTGGGCTCTGCAACAGCGGCCATCGGCGGACTTCTCATTGCCTCCCACATCGGACAGATCAACTTTTACATGGGATTCATCGCCGGTATCAAAGCCTTTGTGGCCGCCGTGCTCGGGGGCATCGGCTCCATACCCGGCGCCGTGCTCGGCTCCCTTGTCCTGGGATGGACCGAAAGCTTTTTCACCGGTTACATCTCCAGTGACTACGAGGATGTATTTGCATTCCTCTTCCTGGTCCTGATCCTTATTTTCAGGCCATCCGGCATCCTCGGCAGATCTGAAACCCAGAAAGTATAG
- a CDS encoding branched-chain amino acid ABC transporter permease, protein MNLTQEIKKSTLVAIWFMFLTFPLMVIRVNTVTNNVEWRWWNMALIGVASFFFSILWRHMLRKKEQGTKSEKEKEVSILRKFFAEKKNQVGALIALALITLAFPHLFSMYQTNIMISALIYVMLGLGLNIVIGLAGLLDLGYVAFFAVGAYSYALLNAHFGLSFWLALPLGGLLSAIFGIILGYPVLRLRGDYLAIVTLGFGEIIRLVLENWSEFSNGPAGIANIPKPSLFGMDLSLEAYTIYLFYIIVGLVIFTIFFIDRLENSRIGRAWIALKDDEIACQSMGIDKAKTKLRAFALGATWAGMGGVVFAAKTTFINPASFTIWESVIILCTVVLGGMGSITGVIVGAMLLILLPEYLRAFAEYRMICFGAVLVLMMVFKPGGMIENVRKTYKFKAHTK, encoded by the coding sequence ATGAATCTTACTCAAGAAATAAAAAAATCGACTCTGGTCGCCATCTGGTTCATGTTCCTGACATTTCCGCTGATGGTCATCCGGGTCAATACAGTGACAAATAATGTTGAATGGAGATGGTGGAACATGGCCCTTATCGGCGTGGCATCCTTCTTTTTCTCCATTCTCTGGCGCCATATGCTCCGGAAAAAAGAACAGGGTACAAAAAGCGAAAAGGAAAAAGAGGTTTCCATCCTCAGGAAATTCTTTGCGGAAAAGAAAAACCAGGTAGGTGCTCTCATCGCCCTGGCCCTCATCACCCTGGCCTTTCCCCATCTTTTTTCCATGTACCAGACCAATATCATGATCTCAGCCCTGATTTACGTCATGCTGGGCCTGGGGCTGAATATTGTTATCGGACTGGCCGGGCTTCTGGACCTGGGGTATGTGGCCTTTTTTGCCGTGGGCGCCTATTCCTATGCCCTGCTCAACGCCCACTTCGGCTTAAGCTTCTGGCTGGCCCTGCCCCTGGGCGGACTGCTCTCGGCCATTTTCGGCATCATCCTTGGGTATCCGGTGCTGAGGCTGCGGGGGGACTACCTGGCCATCGTCACCCTGGGGTTCGGGGAAATCATCCGCCTGGTCCTGGAAAACTGGAGCGAATTTTCCAACGGGCCGGCCGGTATTGCCAACATCCCAAAACCCTCGCTTTTCGGTATGGACCTCTCCCTTGAAGCCTACACCATCTACCTGTTCTACATCATCGTCGGTCTGGTGATTTTCACTATTTTCTTCATTGACCGCCTGGAAAACTCCAGAATCGGCCGGGCCTGGATCGCCCTGAAAGATGATGAGATCGCCTGCCAGTCCATGGGCATCGACAAGGCCAAAACCAAACTGCGGGCATTTGCCCTGGGGGCCACCTGGGCCGGTATGGGCGGGGTTGTATTTGCGGCAAAAACCACCTTTATCAACCCGGCCTCCTTTACCATCTGGGAATCTGTCATCATCCTGTGTACCGTGGTGCTGGGCGGCATGGGTTCCATCACCGGCGTCATCGTCGGCGCCATGCTCCTGATCCTGTTGCCCGAGTACCTGAGGGCATTTGCCGAATACCGGATGATCTGCTTTGGTGCAGTCCTGGTGCTGATGATGGTATTCAAGCCCGGCGGCATGATCGAAAACGTCCGGAAAACCTACAAGTTTAAAGCGCATACAAAATAA
- a CDS encoding ABC transporter ATP-binding protein, which yields MKPILEVNNLTMDFGGLRAIDSLDLSIEQGQIAALIGPNGAGKTTFFNCITGIYKPTNGDVLIRPKGGDGETQRLNGLKPNHVTRRGLARTFQNIRLFSSMTVLENVMIGCHPITGAGILGALFRGSSTKDEEQFIVDKSYEILKKIGLDQYVDELAVNLPYGAQRRLEIARALATDPFLLLLDEPAAGMNPKETQELDDLIIRLRDEEKISILLIEHDMKLVMSLSDRIFVVDYGKKIAEGNPEEIRNNPTVIKAYLGEEIDA from the coding sequence ATGAAACCAATACTAGAAGTAAACAACCTGACAATGGATTTCGGTGGTCTCAGGGCCATTGACAGCCTCGACCTGTCCATCGAACAAGGACAGATTGCGGCCCTGATCGGGCCCAACGGCGCAGGCAAGACCACCTTTTTCAACTGCATCACCGGCATCTACAAACCCACCAACGGAGATGTGCTCATCCGGCCCAAAGGCGGAGATGGGGAGACCCAGCGCCTCAACGGACTCAAACCCAACCACGTCACCCGCAGGGGACTGGCAAGAACCTTCCAGAACATCCGTCTTTTTTCATCCATGACCGTTCTGGAAAATGTGATGATCGGCTGCCACCCGATCACAGGTGCCGGCATCCTGGGGGCCCTGTTCCGGGGAAGCTCCACCAAGGACGAGGAACAGTTCATTGTGGACAAAAGCTATGAGATCCTGAAAAAAATCGGCCTGGACCAATATGTGGACGAACTGGCCGTAAACCTGCCCTATGGGGCCCAGAGACGGCTGGAAATCGCCCGTGCCCTGGCCACAGATCCCTTTCTCCTCCTCCTTGACGAGCCGGCCGCCGGAATGAACCCCAAGGAAACCCAGGAACTGGACGACCTGATCATCCGGCTGCGGGACGAAGAGAAGATCAGCATCCTGCTCATTGAGCACGACATGAAGCTGGTCATGAGCCTGTCAGATCGGATTTTCGTGGTGGACTACGGCAAAAAAATCGCCGAAGGCAACCCGGAGGAGATCAGAAACAATCCCACTGTGATCAAAGCCTATCTGGGAGAGGAAATCGATGCTTAA
- a CDS encoding ABC transporter ATP-binding protein encodes MLKIRNIQTFYGNIQALKNIDMDVNEGEIITLIGANGAGKSTTLMTLCGVVPPTTGTIEFQGQDITGTAPDKIAALGISQVPEGRRIFPYLTVMENLDMGTFLRKDKENIKRDIDHVFELFPRLAERRNQQGGTLSGGEQQMLAISRAIMSKPKLLLLDEPSLGLAPIIVKQIFDIIRKVNEEDKVTIFLVEQNANLALKIADRGYVMETGAITMTDTGENLLANEDVKKAYLGM; translated from the coding sequence ATGCTTAAAATCAGAAATATACAGACCTTCTACGGGAACATCCAGGCCCTGAAGAATATCGACATGGATGTGAATGAGGGAGAAATCATCACCCTCATCGGCGCCAACGGGGCCGGCAAATCCACAACCCTGATGACCCTGTGCGGGGTGGTGCCGCCCACAACGGGCACCATTGAATTCCAGGGACAGGACATCACGGGCACGGCCCCGGATAAGATCGCGGCCCTGGGGATCAGCCAGGTGCCCGAAGGCCGCCGGATTTTCCCCTACCTCACGGTTATGGAGAACCTGGACATGGGCACATTTTTGCGCAAAGACAAGGAAAATATCAAAAGGGATATCGACCACGTTTTTGAACTCTTCCCCAGGCTGGCCGAGCGGCGCAACCAGCAGGGCGGTACGCTTTCCGGCGGGGAACAGCAGATGCTGGCCATTTCCCGGGCCATCATGAGCAAGCCCAAGCTTTTGCTCCTTGATGAGCCGTCATTGGGGCTGGCCCCCATCATCGTCAAACAGATATTTGACATCATCAGAAAGGTCAATGAAGAAGACAAGGTAACCATCTTTCTGGTTGAACAGAATGCCAACCTGGCCCTGAAGATTGCCGACCGGGGCTATGTAATGGAAACCGGCGCCATCACCATGACGGATACCGGTGAAAATCTTTTGGCCAATGAGGATGTTAAAAAAGCCTATCTGGGTATGTAG